One window of the Halobacteriovorax sp. JY17 genome contains the following:
- a CDS encoding COX15/CtaA family protein, with protein MLSGHSHPKFRKLLSICIFTVFFLILVGGLVRSTGSGLGCPDWPKCFGQYVPPTDISQLPLDYKERFKVSGKVIADFNPVKTWIEYINRLVGATTGILVFLMALASSSYKSENKSIIYLSWATVFAVGFNGWLGSIVVSTNLKPVIITLHMLAAVVTIFLLLEARVRSDENNFIFHLKKESGAPLKKLLLFLILLTFGQIILGTQVREDIDHLSRDGIVRNLWISKLGLEYLIHRSYSILIVVVHVFLFIKVSKLSNVHSRIIGWTRFTCGIVFVNILSGIALAYGGVPPAVQPVHLLFGLMLACAQYFLFTLISKSSALEV; from the coding sequence ATGTTGTCTGGTCATAGTCACCCTAAATTTAGAAAGCTCTTAAGTATCTGTATTTTTACAGTGTTCTTTCTGATTTTAGTTGGAGGATTGGTTAGGAGTACTGGCTCAGGGCTAGGATGTCCCGATTGGCCAAAGTGTTTTGGACAATATGTTCCTCCTACGGATATTTCACAATTACCGCTAGATTATAAAGAGAGATTTAAAGTCTCTGGAAAGGTAATTGCTGATTTTAATCCTGTTAAGACCTGGATTGAATATATAAATAGACTCGTTGGCGCAACAACTGGAATACTTGTCTTTTTAATGGCGCTAGCTTCTTCAAGTTATAAGTCAGAAAATAAATCTATTATTTACCTCTCGTGGGCAACTGTATTTGCTGTTGGTTTTAACGGTTGGTTGGGCTCTATTGTCGTTTCTACTAATTTAAAGCCCGTCATTATCACACTCCATATGCTAGCAGCCGTGGTGACAATATTTCTCTTATTGGAAGCAAGAGTTAGATCTGATGAGAATAATTTTATTTTTCATTTGAAAAAAGAATCAGGAGCACCACTTAAGAAACTTCTTCTCTTTTTAATTTTACTTACATTTGGACAAATAATTCTTGGAACCCAAGTTAGAGAAGATATTGATCACCTGTCTCGAGATGGAATTGTTCGAAATTTATGGATCTCTAAACTTGGACTTGAGTATCTCATTCACCGCTCGTATTCAATTTTAATTGTTGTGGTCCATGTATTCTTATTTATAAAGGTCTCTAAATTATCCAATGTTCATTCTAGAATTATTGGATGGACTAGATTTACGTGTGGCATCGTCTTTGTGAATATTCTTTCTGGAATTGCACTGGCCTATGGGGGAGTACCTCCTGCTGTACAGCCAGTTCACTTACTTTTTGGGTTGATGTTGGCCTGTGCCCAGTATTTTTTATTCACTTTAATCTCAAAATCTTCTGCCCTTGAAGTGTAG
- a CDS encoding DUF420 domain-containing protein — MLEKQNNTKAYTIIGVVSTITISFLVWLIYFKTPHETSASWVGTLPATNALLNSISFILLCCGLFFIKTGYRALHIKCMIAATFSSFLFVISYITYHHFHGDTKFLATGLIKYIYFTILITHILLSIPLVPLVLATLWNAYKENFDTHKKLARITFPIWVYISITGVLIYLILNNFNV, encoded by the coding sequence ATGCTGGAAAAGCAGAATAATACAAAAGCATACACGATCATTGGAGTTGTAAGTACTATTACAATCTCCTTTCTTGTGTGGCTTATTTATTTTAAAACTCCCCATGAAACGTCTGCAAGTTGGGTAGGGACTTTACCTGCTACTAACGCTCTTTTAAATTCAATTTCATTTATTCTTCTCTGTTGTGGACTATTCTTTATTAAGACTGGCTATAGAGCGCTTCATATCAAATGTATGATTGCGGCGACTTTTTCTTCATTCTTATTTGTTATTAGCTACATTACTTATCACCACTTTCACGGAGATACGAAATTTCTAGCGACGGGTTTAATAAAGTATATCTACTTTACTATTCTTATTACTCATATTCTTCTTTCAATTCCTCTCGTTCCTCTTGTCTTGGCAACTCTTTGGAATGCTTATAAAGAAAATTTTGATACGCATAAGAAGTTAGCCCGTATAACTTTTCCTATCTGGGTTTATATATCTATTACTGGTGTTTTAATTTATTTAATCTTAAACAACTTCAATGTTTAG
- a CDS encoding cytochrome c oxidase subunit 3 yields the protein MSGHNTKTVAHDGIIDFPNDPDFGKASPNKIGMWLFLGTDGMSFSGLLIAYAVLRWTRHWPVPVEALGGVALSGFMTFILICSSVSMVLCIDSCKQRDRKGILMWLGLTILGGAIFLGIQAYEYIHLHHAMGMTFSTYAHGNNLFSSTFFAITGFHGLHVFTGVCYLCYMWKLAYEGRFDKGDYTLLELAGLFWHFVDLVWILVFTFIYLL from the coding sequence ATGTCCGGACATAATACAAAAACTGTCGCTCACGATGGAATTATTGATTTCCCAAATGATCCAGATTTTGGAAAAGCGAGTCCAAATAAGATTGGAATGTGGCTATTCTTAGGAACAGATGGAATGTCCTTTTCAGGACTTTTAATTGCTTATGCAGTTCTTAGATGGACAAGGCATTGGCCAGTTCCTGTTGAGGCCCTTGGTGGTGTAGCTCTTTCTGGTTTCATGACTTTTATACTAATTTGTTCTTCTGTTTCAATGGTTCTCTGTATTGATTCATGTAAGCAAAGAGATAGAAAGGGAATTTTGATGTGGCTTGGGCTCACAATTCTTGGAGGAGCAATCTTCTTAGGGATTCAGGCTTATGAGTATATCCATCTTCACCATGCAATGGGGATGACTTTTTCTACATACGCTCACGGAAATAACCTCTTCTCCTCAACATTCTTTGCGATTACAGGGTTTCACGGACTCCATGTTTTTACAGGAGTTTGCTATCTTTGCTATATGTGGAAACTTGCTTATGAGGGAAGATTTGATAAAGGCGATTATACATTACTAGAGCTTGCTGGACTATTTTGGCACTTTGTAGACCTTGTATGGATTCTCGTTTTTACTTTTATCTATTTACTATAA
- a CDS encoding tryptophan 2,3-dioxygenase family protein gives MSRKPHEPVYYGDYLQLNKLLDTQLPKSLEIENNEAHDETLFIIVHQVYELWFKQIIHELKSIVTMFSGKTVHESDLTTVVARLERITKIQGLLVDQLGVMETMTPMDFLEFRDLLVPASGFQSVQFREIEVLMGLKTNNRKEVDREYFLGRLNDEDKKRILEIESSASILELAEAWLERIPFTKSEKFDFWSEYEKQINIILDDDEKTIHENQATLDSRGMAMQLENLNATRETFASLLDDSRHKQLIKIGKRTLSREATLNALFILLYRDEPILHLPYRFLTTLMDMDELFTTWRYRHAIMAQRMLGTKIGTGGSSGHHYLKMAAENNRVYLDLFNLSTFLIPRSKLPTLPEDIKKNLGFHFNE, from the coding sequence ATGTCCAGAAAACCTCACGAGCCCGTTTACTATGGCGACTATCTTCAACTAAATAAACTACTTGATACCCAGTTACCTAAATCATTAGAAATAGAAAATAATGAAGCTCATGATGAAACTTTATTTATTATTGTCCACCAAGTTTATGAACTATGGTTTAAACAAATAATTCATGAATTAAAATCTATCGTTACAATGTTTTCAGGAAAAACAGTTCATGAGAGTGACTTAACCACTGTTGTCGCAAGACTTGAAAGAATTACAAAAATTCAAGGTCTCTTAGTTGACCAATTAGGAGTTATGGAGACCATGACACCTATGGACTTTCTTGAATTTAGAGATCTTCTTGTTCCTGCATCTGGATTTCAAAGTGTCCAATTCAGAGAAATTGAAGTCTTGATGGGTCTAAAAACAAATAACAGAAAAGAAGTTGATAGAGAATACTTTCTTGGACGACTAAATGACGAAGACAAGAAGAGAATACTAGAAATTGAATCATCTGCCTCAATTTTAGAACTAGCAGAGGCCTGGCTTGAAAGAATCCCTTTCACTAAGAGTGAAAAATTCGATTTTTGGAGTGAGTACGAAAAGCAAATTAACATTATTTTGGACGATGACGAAAAAACCATTCATGAAAACCAGGCTACTCTTGATTCAAGAGGAATGGCCATGCAACTAGAGAACTTAAATGCCACTCGTGAAACTTTTGCTTCTCTTTTAGATGATAGTAGACATAAGCAACTTATAAAAATTGGTAAAAGAACCTTATCTAGAGAAGCCACTTTAAATGCTCTCTTTATCCTTCTTTATAGGGACGAGCCTATTCTTCATCTCCCATACCGATTTCTTACAACTTTAATGGACATGGATGAACTCTTTACTACATGGAGATACAGACACGCCATTATGGCGCAGAGAATGCTTGGAACTAAGATTGGAACAGGAGGATCTTCTGGTCATCACTATTTAAAGATGGCCGCTGAAAATAATAGAGTCTACTTAGACCTATTTAATCTCTCGACTTTTCTTATCCCAAGGTCAAAACTCCCAACACTTCCTGAAGACATTAAGAAAAATTTAGGATTTCACTTCAATGAATAA
- the cyoE gene encoding heme o synthase, translating into MHFLINLTIFLTYLLIILGGVVHNTGSGLSCPDWPLCYGKIISTASSQGAFLEQLHRFLASAIGFLTLVIFWMGRAHKESYSKFYKYTFGCFFLVLLQGGLGASTFFYKLPTLISTTHLCISLVFLCSLLSMRSEFRSSMQKRGLSIDSKSFKNLFDPTLKDGVFFSLLAVSVQIFLGAVLRHSGAGKICGAGEFFLQCVHHQSHEILYWSSIPKVQLNLAHKYFAIVSLVTVVWNCSRVFFSGHKWEGVSNKFKNSLKAHSVLITTVILIQAFSGSLVAKSSVSVIPTTVHLAIGTLLICLLWNFRNKLKYTELEALGENQHTFVSDVLEITKLRLGTLVVVTIVVGIFAAPGELNFFKAIFSLILMTMVVCGATTLNCYIERDVDKLMDRTKNRALPSGRMKPSTSLIIGYGMIVIALPLIAIFVNWPTMILSLLAAVLYLFAYTPMKLKSELALFVGAIPGAIPPVMGWTTVTGKIDAMAIILFSILFVWQIPHFLAIAIYYSKDYDAGHIKVYPNKTGFDKSKRDIFIYTIVLVLTSLTPYLIGYASVGYLNTSLVLGALFIILSILGFFKDTELKTDRWARQYFLASIIYLPILLSSLIFFS; encoded by the coding sequence ATGCACTTTTTAATTAACCTCACAATTTTTTTGACTTACCTCCTAATTATACTAGGGGGTGTAGTTCATAATACTGGTTCAGGTCTAAGCTGTCCTGATTGGCCGCTATGTTATGGAAAGATCATTTCCACAGCTTCGTCACAAGGAGCATTTTTAGAGCAATTACATCGTTTCTTAGCAAGCGCTATTGGTTTTTTAACTCTTGTTATTTTTTGGATGGGAAGAGCTCACAAAGAAAGTTATAGCAAATTTTATAAATATACTTTTGGATGCTTCTTCTTAGTTCTTCTTCAGGGAGGATTAGGAGCATCGACATTCTTTTATAAGTTACCAACTTTAATTTCGACGACACATCTTTGCATTAGCTTAGTTTTTCTCTGTAGCCTTCTCTCGATGAGAAGTGAATTTAGATCAAGCATGCAAAAGAGAGGTCTTTCGATAGATTCCAAGAGTTTTAAGAATCTCTTTGATCCTACTTTAAAGGATGGGGTATTTTTCTCTCTACTTGCCGTATCGGTTCAAATTTTCTTAGGAGCAGTTCTTAGACATAGTGGAGCGGGAAAAATTTGTGGAGCGGGAGAGTTCTTTCTGCAATGTGTACATCATCAAAGTCATGAAATCCTTTACTGGTCTAGCATTCCTAAGGTTCAGCTGAATCTTGCTCATAAGTATTTTGCAATAGTATCTCTTGTGACTGTCGTTTGGAATTGCTCAAGAGTTTTCTTTTCAGGGCATAAGTGGGAAGGAGTTTCTAATAAATTTAAAAATTCTCTAAAAGCTCATTCTGTTTTGATAACCACTGTTATTTTAATTCAAGCATTCTCAGGTTCACTTGTTGCTAAGTCTAGTGTGAGTGTTATCCCTACAACTGTACATTTAGCGATAGGGACATTACTTATTTGTCTCCTTTGGAATTTTAGAAATAAATTAAAGTACACGGAGCTAGAAGCCCTAGGTGAAAACCAGCATACTTTTGTTAGTGATGTTCTAGAGATTACAAAGCTTAGGCTTGGAACTTTAGTTGTTGTGACAATCGTTGTTGGAATATTTGCGGCACCCGGTGAGCTCAACTTCTTTAAGGCCATATTCTCGCTTATTTTGATGACGATGGTTGTCTGTGGGGCGACGACTTTAAATTGTTATATTGAAAGAGACGTCGATAAATTAATGGACCGTACAAAGAATAGAGCTCTTCCATCTGGAAGAATGAAGCCCTCGACTTCTCTAATTATTGGTTACGGAATGATTGTTATAGCTCTTCCTCTAATTGCAATTTTTGTTAATTGGCCAACAATGATTCTCTCATTGTTAGCAGCAGTTCTCTATTTATTTGCCTACACACCTATGAAGTTAAAGAGTGAATTGGCCCTCTTTGTTGGAGCGATACCAGGGGCAATTCCTCCTGTGATGGGTTGGACAACAGTGACCGGCAAAATTGATGCTATGGCAATTATACTTTTTTCAATTCTTTTTGTTTGGCAGATCCCTCATTTTCTAGCTATCGCAATTTATTACTCTAAAGATTATGACGCGGGTCATATTAAAGTTTATCCAAATAAGACAGGTTTCGATAAATCTAAACGAGATATCTTTATTTATACTATTGTATTGGTACTAACTTCACTGACCCCTTATTTAATCGGCTATGCGAGCGTTGGCTACTTGAATACATCTCTTGTTTTAGGCGCATTATTTATAATTCTCTCTATTTTAGGATTTTTTAAAGACACGGAATTGAAGACTGATCGTTGGGCAAGGCAGTATTTTCTCGCCTCAATTATCTATCTACCAATTCTTTTATCATCTTTGATTTTCTTTAGCTGA
- a CDS encoding aminotransferase class V-fold PLP-dependent enzyme, whose translation MNKYQKLFSNFIKKNHGKIHFACHSHHYWPDCTREAQLEYWEDSSKMVDDKWEYIFSNKIPRAQELLSEVLNFTRSSDITFAPNTHELVNRILSSFDGKIKLLTTDSEFYSFSRQLNRLIEAGVIEATIIATLPFENFEERFIQESKSGYDIVFTSHVFFNSGLAINNLEGFVEEIAENNSNIIIDGYHAFMALPINLSSIGDKIFYLAGSYKYLGAGEGCCFMTIPKDCKLRPKNTGWFAELSALDNVNENQVGFPNDGLRFAGSTLDFTSLYRMVSVLEMYEREEINSEFIHNHVKICQEVFLKIIEEMSHPHLNRENLILQDLHHHGHFLTFNLESPEIVNSIKKKLEENGILTDSRKNRLRFGFSIYHDSNDYQLEKFNV comes from the coding sequence ATGAATAAGTACCAAAAGCTTTTTTCAAATTTCATTAAAAAGAATCATGGAAAGATTCACTTTGCGTGCCACAGTCATCACTACTGGCCAGACTGCACCAGAGAAGCACAACTTGAGTACTGGGAAGACTCCAGTAAAATGGTAGATGATAAATGGGAATATATTTTTTCAAATAAAATCCCAAGAGCACAAGAGCTACTATCAGAAGTTTTAAACTTCACTAGATCTAGCGATATTACTTTTGCTCCTAATACCCATGAGCTTGTAAATAGAATACTCAGCTCATTTGATGGTAAAATCAAACTCTTAACGACAGACTCCGAATTCTACTCTTTCTCCAGACAGCTCAATAGACTTATTGAAGCGGGAGTTATTGAAGCCACTATTATTGCGACACTCCCATTTGAAAATTTTGAAGAAAGATTTATTCAAGAAAGTAAGTCCGGCTATGATATCGTTTTTACTTCTCATGTTTTCTTTAATAGCGGGCTGGCGATCAACAACCTTGAAGGTTTTGTTGAAGAGATTGCCGAGAATAATTCTAATATTATAATAGATGGTTACCACGCTTTTATGGCCCTCCCAATAAACCTTTCTTCCATTGGTGACAAGATTTTCTACCTAGCAGGCAGCTATAAGTACCTAGGAGCTGGAGAAGGATGTTGCTTCATGACCATACCTAAGGACTGCAAACTTAGACCAAAGAATACGGGATGGTTTGCTGAACTTTCAGCGCTTGATAACGTGAATGAAAATCAAGTTGGATTTCCAAATGATGGACTTCGGTTCGCTGGATCAACTCTAGACTTTACTTCTCTCTACCGAATGGTCTCTGTTTTAGAAATGTATGAGAGAGAAGAAATAAATTCTGAATTTATTCACAATCATGTAAAGATTTGCCAAGAAGTTTTCTTGAAAATCATTGAGGAGATGTCTCATCCACATTTAAATAGAGAAAATTTAATTCTACAAGACCTTCACCACCATGGGCACTTTCTAACCTTCAATCTTGAATCTCCAGAAATTGTAAACTCTATAAAGAAGAAGTTAGAAGAAAACGGAATTCTTACTGATTCTAGAAAGAATCGTCTGCGTTTTGGTTTTTCTATTTATCACGACAGTAATGATTATCAATTAGAGAAGTTTAACGTTTAA